AAAAAACAGTCCGAAGCCCGGATGCGCGCGAAAATCCGCCCAGCCATCGGCAAGGCTGGCGCTTACATCGGCCAGCGAAACCTCGCGGATCGGCGGCGCCCCACTTCCCACCCCTGACGTGACGTTGGTCATGTCATCCTCCCTCTCTTCCCCACAACTCACATCCTGCTTTTGCCGACGATGGTGCATTCCGGCAATGATCCTGATCAAGCGTCACCCCTGCAGACCCCGGCCGAACGAAGGACCGGCATTGCCCTCAAAAGCAGACAGCCACCCATTGGAGCTACTGGCAAATCTGCGCCGCCACACTACCTTTGACGGGAGATCGGCGAGTCTGCGCAACGCAGCAGCTTCGCCATATCCTGCCACTGCCGTCCGGGGAACATCAAATGTCCGCCATCGTCATTACCGTGCTTGTGGTTGCAACCGCATCGAGCGGCGTCTTCTTCAAGCCCGGCGCATGGTATCAGGGCTTGCGCCGTCCTGCATGGACCCCGCCGAACTGGGCTTTTCCATTGGTCTGGACCATTCTTTACATTGCCATCGCCATCTCCGGATGGTTGGTCTGGCAAGCAAGCGGGATCAGCATCGCCATGGCGCTCTGGCTTTTGCAGCTGATCTTTAACGGCGCCTGGTCATGGCTGTTTTTCGGGCGTCACCGCATGGACCTGGCTTTCGTCGACATCTGCCTGCTACTGCTTGCCATTCTCGCCTATATCGCCATGGCCAGCACGGTCTCACAGCTGGCAGCCCTGTTATTTGTGCCTTACGCGGCGTGGGTGATCACCGCCGCCGCACTCAATCGTGCGGTCTGGCTGCTCAACCCGGTTTGACTAGTCCGTCGCCATCAAACTCCTTCCAATTGACCAGTTACCGTTTTAGGAAGTGACCAGCCCAAGGCTTCGCACCTTAGGCAAACTGCAACCCGAGGCCGCCCATGACCATTTCCCCCTTCATTGTCCCGCAGGCCCGTCGCTCAAGCGTCGCCGTCGATGTCGGCGGTGTTATTGTTGGCGGTGGCGCCCCGGTGGTGGTGCAATCGATGACCAACACCGACACCGCCGATGTCGACGGCACTGTGGCTCAGGTCGCTGCCCTTCACCGTGCTGGCTCCGAAATCGTCCGCATCACCGTCGACCGCGACGAGAGCGCCGCAGCCGTACCGAAGATCCGGGAGCGGCTTGAGCGGCTCGGCCTCGACGTGCCGCTTGTCGGTGATTTTCACTACATCGGCCACAAGCTGCTGGCCGATCACCCGGCCTGCGCCGAAGCATTGGCCAAATACCGGATCAATCCGGGCAATGTCGGCTTCAAGGACAAGAAGGACCGGCAATTCGTCGAAATCGTCGAAATGGCGATCCGCTATGACAAGCCGGTGCGGATCGGCGTCAACTGGGGTTCACTCGATCAGGTGCTGCTGACCCGGCTGATGGACCAGAACCACGCCGAAGGATCACCGCTGAGCGCCCGCGACGTCACCCGCGAAGCGATCATCCAGTCGGCGCTGCTTTCAGCCAAACTCGCCGAGGAAACCGGTCTGGCCCGCAACCGCATTATCCTGTCAGCCAAGGTCAGCCAGGTGCAGGACCTGATCGCGGTCTACACCGAACTGGCCCGCCGCTCTGACCATGCCCTGCATCTGGGTCTGACCGAGGCCGGCATGGGCTCGAAGGGCATCGTCGCTTCCTCCGCCGCCATGGGCATCATCCTGCAGGCCGGCGTCGGCGATACGATCCGTGTGTCGCTGACCCCTGAACCGGGCGGCGACCGCACCCGCGAAGTTATCGTCGCCCAGGAATTGTTGCAGGTCATGGGCTTCCGGCAGTTCCTGCCGGTGGTCGCCGCCTGCCCCGGTTGCGGCCGCACCACATCGACCGTGTTTCAGGAACTCGCCCGCGCCATCGAGGATGATCTAAGGCGCAACATGCCGGTCTGGCGCGACAAGTATCCCGGCGTCGAAGGCCTGCAGGTCGCCGTCATGGGCTGCATCGTCAATGGCCCCGGTGAATCCAAACATGCCGATATCGGCATATCTCTGCCCGGAACCGGCGAAAGCCCGGCGGCCCCGGTTTTCATCGACGGCAAGAAGGCCGGAACGCTGCGGGGCCCGAAAATCGCCGAGGATTTCCAGGTCATGGTCGCCAATTACATCGAAAAGCGCTTCGGCCAAGGCGACTGAACCAGCCACGACCGGGGTCCGGGGTCCAACGCTGGCATCTCAAATCAGCCCGCGGCGCCTGTCAATGCGCCGCGCGATAGGCATTATCGGCATTCTCCAGGGCGCCGGGCAGCCAGCGCTCGATCATCGCACCGAGCTTTTCCGGTGAAATAGGCTTGGAGAGATAATCGTCCATCCCGGCGGCCAGACACCGGTCCTCGTCACCCTTCAGCGAATGCGCGGTCACCGCGATGATCGGCGTCGGTGACAGCCCTTCGCGGGCTTCGATCGCGCGGATCTCGGCGGTGGCTTCAAGGCCACTGAGTTCGGGCATCGACACATCCATCAACACCAGGGTCGGACGCAGTTCCGCCCACAGGCGCACGGCTTCGCGCCCGTTGACCGCGAGCTTCTGGGCCAGGCCGAGCCCATCCAGCGATTGCTGGAAGACGATCTGATTGATGTGGTTGTCCTCGGCCACCAAAATCAGTGGTGCACTTCTCTGCGATGGTTCCGGCGCGACAATTGTCGTTGCTAAAACCGGTGCAGCCGGCGATGCGGTCGGCGCCTCGACCACCGTCGCTACATCCGCGCCAGCGCCGTCTCCGCCCGGCTGCGTCTGCCGCAGCGCTGCCTGTACCGTCTGCCGTAATTGTGCGGTACGCACCGGCTTGGTCAATTGCGCGAAAATGTCCAGATGGTTGAGCGATTCCAGCTGGTCTGCCTGATCGATCGACGAGAGCACCAGAATCGGTGTGTCGGCAATCAGCGGGTCGGCGCGGATCGCCCGCGCAACTTCCGCCCCCGACAGGACCGGCATCTGGAAATCAAGCACCACCAGATCAATGCCGATGCCATGATTAGCCCGCGCATGCCGCAGCAGGTTGAGTCCGATCTCGCCGCTTTCCACTGCCACGCAGTCGTACCCCCAGTCACGCATCTGCTCGGTCAGGATCATGCGGTTGATGGAGTTGTCGTCTATCACCAGCAC
This DNA window, taken from Hoeflea algicola, encodes the following:
- a CDS encoding TspO/MBR family protein is translated as MSAIVITVLVVATASSGVFFKPGAWYQGLRRPAWTPPNWAFPLVWTILYIAIAISGWLVWQASGISIAMALWLLQLIFNGAWSWLFFGRHRMDLAFVDICLLLLAILAYIAMASTVSQLAALLFVPYAAWVITAAALNRAVWLLNPV
- the ispG gene encoding flavodoxin-dependent (E)-4-hydroxy-3-methylbut-2-enyl-diphosphate synthase; protein product: MTISPFIVPQARRSSVAVDVGGVIVGGGAPVVVQSMTNTDTADVDGTVAQVAALHRAGSEIVRITVDRDESAAAVPKIRERLERLGLDVPLVGDFHYIGHKLLADHPACAEALAKYRINPGNVGFKDKKDRQFVEIVEMAIRYDKPVRIGVNWGSLDQVLLTRLMDQNHAEGSPLSARDVTREAIIQSALLSAKLAEETGLARNRIILSAKVSQVQDLIAVYTELARRSDHALHLGLTEAGMGSKGIVASSAAMGIILQAGVGDTIRVSLTPEPGGDRTREVIVAQELLQVMGFRQFLPVVAACPGCGRTTSTVFQELARAIEDDLRRNMPVWRDKYPGVEGLQVAVMGCIVNGPGESKHADIGISLPGTGESPAAPVFIDGKKAGTLRGPKIAEDFQVMVANYIEKRFGQGD